CAAGGTGCGCGACATCATGGTGCGGGACGTCCTGAAGTGTAATCAGGATGCCACATGTGCAGAAGCACTCGACATTATCGACGAATACGATGTGCGCTCCATCCCTGTGGTGGATGAAGACGATCGCATCCAAGGACTGGTTTCCATCTTCAGACTCGGCGAATTCTTCATTCCAAAACGTCGTGAAACCAAAACCATGCGCACCGTTTCCACGAGTATATCCGCCATCGTCCAAGCGCTCAAAGCACGTGTCATTCACACATTTGATGATGAGACGGACGGGGACTTTTTCGTGCGAGTCGGTGCGATGGATATCTCCAGCTTCGGAGATTACCAAAAGGATGAGATTCCCGCCGACAAGAGCATCATTGTCGTGGGAGATCGTAAAGATATTCACGAAAAATGCATTGGCCTTGGGGTGCGGTTGCTCGCTGTGACGGGAGACTTGGAAGTCGATCCTGAGATCATAACAAAAGCAAAAGCAGCCGGTGTTAGCCTGATCATCAGCCCGTATGATTCTGCGAGCACCTCATGGATCATACGTTCGGCGACACGGCTGAACAGAATGTTGGATCGCAATTTCCAAACTTTCCGGGAAGACGACTCACTTGATTACGTAAAACGCAAAGTACAAGAAAACTTCTTTCCGTCTTACCCGGTAATCGACGACGACAACCGGATGGTCGGTATTTTTTCTAGAACGGACTTGATCAAACAAGCTGGGGCTGAGCTCGTTTTAGTAGACCACAACGAAGCGGGCCAAGCTGTAAACGGGGTGAAGGATGCCAAGATCCTCGAGGTCATCGATCACCACCGTCTGGGCAATCTACCCACCGAACAGCCCATCATGTTTATGAACATTCCCGTGGGCTCCACGTGCACCATTGTGGCAACTCTCTTTCGACGTGAAGGCATCACGCCTTCTCCGAGTATTGCAGGTATTATGATGTCCGGCATCATCTCAGACACTTTGAATCTCCGGGGACCCACTACGACCAAAGTGGACGGAGAAATACTCAGCTGGCTATCCGATATCGCAGGCATCAGTGCCGAAGATTTATCCGACATGATCTTTTCATCCGGCTCCTTGATTCTGAGTCACTCGGCTGATCGTGTCGTGCGCTCAGACTGCAAGGTCTATAATGAAGGACCGATTCGCTTTTCCGTCGCCCAAGTCGAAGAGCTCGGGTTTGCGAATTTTTGGGATAAAGAAGACATACTCAGTCAAAGCCTGAGAGAGTTTCGTGAAGGCGAAGATCTCTTTTTCTCGGTTATGCTAGTAACTGACATCAATACACAGGATTCACTTCTGGTAGTATCGGGACCCGACGAGATCATCGATAACATCACCTATCCAAAGGCTAACTTTAACTCGGATCACATCTTCGAAATGCATGGCATCGTTTCACGCAAGAAGCAGGTGATCCCCTACCTCACCACATTTTTACGCAGCCTAGGTATTACAGCGTGAGCGTAGAAAAGGGCTGTATGTATCAACTCAATCTTCTCAAATGAAGCTAGACGATGCCCTTCAAGCTCACGTCGCGTCGCCCGATTACGTTCCAGCCCGCATCGACGAATTAGCCAAAGCACTCAGACTGAATTCCAAGGCCGATCGCAACCGGCTTAGGCGTCTAGTCA
This genomic window from Opitutales bacterium contains:
- a CDS encoding putative manganese-dependent inorganic diphosphatase; the protein is MSEKPVYIIGHKNPDADAICSAIAYASFKHQTGHPRFQAARCGNSNPRIDTILEKFDASLPPLITDVTPKVRDIMVRDVLKCNQDATCAEALDIIDEYDVRSIPVVDEDDRIQGLVSIFRLGEFFIPKRRETKTMRTVSTSISAIVQALKARVIHTFDDETDGDFFVRVGAMDISSFGDYQKDEIPADKSIIVVGDRKDIHEKCIGLGVRLLAVTGDLEVDPEIITKAKAAGVSLIISPYDSASTSWIIRSATRLNRMLDRNFQTFREDDSLDYVKRKVQENFFPSYPVIDDDNRMVGIFSRTDLIKQAGAELVLVDHNEAGQAVNGVKDAKILEVIDHHRLGNLPTEQPIMFMNIPVGSTCTIVATLFRREGITPSPSIAGIMMSGIISDTLNLRGPTTTKVDGEILSWLSDIAGISAEDLSDMIFSSGSLILSHSADRVVRSDCKVYNEGPIRFSVAQVEELGFANFWDKEDILSQSLREFREGEDLFFSVMLVTDINTQDSLLVVSGPDEIIDNITYPKANFNSDHIFEMHGIVSRKKQVIPYLTTFLRSLGITA